The sequence ACCTAATAACCATAGATATAGGATTCAGGTATATAAAAATAGTTCAGATAAGAAAGAAGAAGAATAACGACCTCACCATAGTAAACTTTGGAATAGGAGATACACCCAGGGGTTGTATCAAAAATGGAGCTATAAAGGATAAGGAAAGGGTTATTGCTGAAATAAAAAGGGTAATGAGTGAGCATAACATAAGCGCTAAGGAAGCTAAAATAGTAATGTCAGGTACAAATATCATAACAAGAATAATTATGATAGACAAAGTTCCGGCTAGTGAGATTGATACGAAGGCATGGGAGGAAATACAAGCCTACCTGCCTATAAATTTCAATGATCACTCTGTAGATTACAAGGTACTTGGTATTGTAAATGAAGGAAATGAAGAGAAAATCAAGATATTTGTTACTGCAGTAGCAAAAAAGATTATTAACAGTTATATTGAGATAATTCAAAGTCTGGGTTTAAAACCTGTTTCAGTTGATATTCCGGCTAACAGTGTTGCAAAGTTTTTTCAGAAGGACATCGAACACAAGGAGCCTGAAAACTGGGCTAGAAAGCAAAAACTTTCAAAGCTTAATTCAAAAACCTTTGCAGTGATTGACCTTGGTTCAGAAACGACAATTATCAATATATTAAAGGACAAAACACCCGAATTCAACAGAGTGCTGCTAAATGGCAGCAGTAATATAGATGTGGCGATTTTTAAGGCCCTGAATCTTGAGCAAAACCAGATGGATAAAGCTGAGAGATATAAAAAGTCCTATGGTATAGTCAGATATAAAGATCCGAACAACGAGCTTGAATGGAGCTGCAGTGAGGCGGCAAAATCAGTAATGCTTGATGTTGTAAGAAACATAAAAATGTGTATAGAGTTTTATATGACGAAATGTGCAGGCGAGCAGCTGAGCAAGGTCTACATAATAGGAGGGGGCTCCAAACTAAAGGGTATCAGAGAGTTTTTTGAAGACACACTTGGTATACCAGTATATCCTATAAACAGCATATCCGTAGAAGGTGTTGAATTTACTTCTGGACTTGACACAGACAGGGTAAACTTCCTCATAAATGCTATGGGTATAGCACTTTAGATATTTCTATGTAATACATGGTAAATAATGCTGTTTGCAGGTGCTTATCCTGCCAATAATATTAACCATTATCAAAATATTTGTTCAGTACAAATACCAGTAAACATAAAAGTGTATTTGCATAAAAGAAATTTGTATATATTTATTGTAAGTTATTGCACAATAATGTATAATAATGTTAATATGTACAAAAGCATATGAAAGGGCAAAATCGGCGAAAGCTGATGACGCAAAGGTAAGGGTCTAAAACGTCAAGTCATGACAGCCTATCTCCAACAGTGTTGTTTTATCTATAATGCTGATGTTCTAACTAAATATTTCACATAAAAAACAAAATTTCATACGGGGGTTAAGTATAGATGCCTGTATATACTTACAAAGCAAAAAATGAATCAGGAAAGCTATTTGCTGGGGAAACAAAAATAGCCAGCGAATCAGACCTTATCAGCCTTCTGGTGGAAAAGGGGTATACTCCTGTAGAGATAAAGGTTAAGAATGCTTTTACTGATATTTCAACCATAAGTTTTTTAAAACCTAAAGTGAAGATAAAAGACCTGGCTGTTTTCTGCAGACAGTTCGCTATAGTGATTGAGGCAGGAGTGCCGCTATCTGCAGCATTGGAAGTAATACGGGATCAAACCCAGAATAGGACATTGAAGGAATGTATAAACGATGTTTATGAAAACATACAGAAGGGTTCATCACTTACAAATGCTATGAAACAGCATGCGGAAATATTTCCCGAAATATTGATCAATATGGTTGAAGCAGGAGAGGTCAGTGGGCAGCTGGATAGAGTTTTTATCAGAATGGCTGACCACTATGAGAAGGAATTTAAGTTAAATCACAAAATAAAAAGTGCTATGACATATCCAGTGATAGTATGTATTGTTGCTGTAATTCTGGTTTTTGTAATGATGACTTTCGTTTTGCCGCAGTTTACGCAGGTTTTAGTATCATTTAATGCAGAATTGCCTTTGCCGACTAAGATACTGATAAAAATAAGCAATATATTTAAGAGCTACTGGGTCATTATGCTTATATTGCTGTTTGCGATTTTCGCTTATATAAAATATTTCACAAGGACATATACAGGAAAAATGTTTTTTAGCCGGCTGTCAATCAAATTGCCAATTATAAGAAGGGTAACAAAATATATAATTACCGCCAGGTTTACAAGAACACTCGGGACCCTTGTGGCAAGCGGAGTGCTTCTTATACAGGCTTTGGAGGTTGTGCAAAAGGTTTTGGGAAATGCTTTAGTTTCAGAAAAGATGGAAATTGTTATTGAGGAAATTAAGAAAGGGCGAGGTTTGACCAGTCCTTTGAGCAGTATGGGATATTTTCCTCCAATGCTTATATCTATGGTAAGGATCGGAGAGGAATCAGGTGAGCTTGATTTTGCGCTGAATAAGTCGGCAGATTTTTATGACCAGGAGGTTGAAACTTCTACACAGCAGCTGACGACCTTGCTTGAGCCGATAATAATTATTTTGCTGGCTGTAGTAGTTGGATTTATCATACTAAGCATATTGTATCCAATGTTCAATGTTTATAAAGCACTTTCTGAATGAAAAGCGATAAAGGAAAGGGGGGAGAGAATGAGAAGTCTAAATTTTTATAAAAATGAAAAGGGAGGTTTTAAAGTAATGGATTCTAAGAAGGTATTAAAAAGTAACAAAGGTTTTTCACTGGTAGAATTAATGATTGTATTGGGGATACTGGCAATTATTGCTGTAATTAGTATAGTAGCCTTTGGTAATGTATTGGATAATAGTAGGCTGAAAGCGGATATGCAGCAGGCACAGAATATTGAAAAGGCAATACAGACATATATTTCCGAAACTGATGACTGGGATCTTTCCGGACTAGGAGTAGCAGATGGTGATGATACTGCTGATGCTATAACTGCATTAGTAAACGGCGTTACACTTGATGTTGACGGAGATGGAGCAGTTGATGATCCTTGCGGACCTTATCTGGAAGATCCGGATGGTAATGCAACTATACCTGCTCAAGGCCCAGGAAATGTCGGGTTTGCTTTAGCCGTAAATGCAGCAGATCAAACTGTTACATGCAGACCTGTAAATGCTGATCCACTTATTGACATAACTTAATAAACACATCCAACCCGGTTTTTTTGACCGGGTTGGATAATTGGTTTGAGGTCGTATGAAAAACAATAAAAAGGGAATATCGCTCCCTGAAATCATGATATATTTTGCGTTAGTTGTTGTTGTGTCTCCTATAGTACTTTCAGTGTTTCTATCCTGTACGTCGGACTATAATACATCAACAAGATACATACGCCAACAGGACAAAGTAATAGAAGCAACACATCTGATACGTAAGGATGTTGAATTTGCACAAGGAGTAATAGTGGACGAACCTAACAAAATTTTACACCTGACTTTTTATGATGGCACTGAAAGGTTTTGGAGGTTTGCGGGTAATGCCCTTGAGACAAGTACGGATGGGGTTATTTATACATCTGTAGTAGGTGAACTGGATACTTCAGGTATGGATAATAGTTTTAAAAGAATCGGCAATAGTCTGATTCTGAGGATACAGCCCCAAAAAACCAATATAAACAGAAGTAGAAACAGAAATATAGTTAATCCGATAATTACAGAGTTTTCTGTTAAGTATAAACAATAATGTCCTGAGGAGGTCATACTGCTGTGCGGGATATAAATCTTCTGCCTGAGGAAATCAGGCCTGGAAATGAAACTACTGAAAAAATCAAGGAAAAAGTCAAGGTATCCATATCGACAAAAACTATTATTATTGCAGCCTTAACAATAGTTATCATGGTAGTCTTGATTTTGATTCCTATTATTTACATAAAAGCTGTAGATTTAAGCATAGCATCTGTAGATAGACAATTAAGCAATAAGGCATATAAGGAAATAAAAGATATAAATGCAGAATTGATTGCTGCTAAAGCAGCTTTGGATTCCAAAAAGCAAATAATCAAGTCCGTAGACAAATACAGTTATCCGGTAAACGAAATTACTTCATCTTTAAGCAAAGTATCACCTAAGGGATTGGAAATTAACAGCGTAGAATATGATTCAAATTCTGTAATAATTACCGGGAATGCAATGAGCAGCTTACAGGCCTCCGAATTTCTTATTAATGTTGACAGGCTGGAATTCCTAAGTGCAAATAATATGTTGGCAAATGTAACAATAGATAAATCAAATTCCAGATGCAGGTTTGAATATACCTTCAATGTCGACAGAAAGGGTGGAAAATAGGATGGCCCTTGGAAAAAGAGAAAAAATCCTGCTTGTTGTTTTAGGAATATTGATTTATGTATTGATTGCCGTTAAGTTTGTCTGGATTCCTATAATACCCAAAATATCTGAAAAGAATGACCAGCTGATAAAAATTACCATGCAAAAACAAGCTCTTGATAATGACAGAAATAGCATAGAAAACAAGAAAAATGAGATTTCTGCCTTAAAAATAACTAATGAAAAAATCGGTTATCTATTAATGGATCAGGCCAATATTACGGATAGTATAGAGTATATAGAAAAGCTGTCTGCCCTTTTAGGCAGAGACCTTGAAGGAATAAATATACTGGCGCCCGTAGAGAGGTCATACTTTGAAAGCCTTGTTGACAGCAGTGATAAGAAAAACAGTAAGGATAAAACTGAAAAAACAAAAAAGGAAGCTGGGTTTAAGGGAACAAAATTTTATGAATTCGGAATTAGCTTTTCTACAAAACTTGATTACGCAAAAATAGTAGAACTTCTTAATTATCTTGAGTGCGGATCAAAAAAAGTACGGGTTTCATACTTCAAGATGATACCTTTTGAAGAGGAGAAAAAGGAAAAAGGAAAACAGCAAAAAAACGGCCTGCCTGATCTGGCAAAAGATATTGGCAAACAAATAAATGATAAAGAGCTGATTAAAGAAATTGAAAGAATAATGGCAGAACTGGAGAAAAAAATAAATTCTGATAAAAAACTATTCCAGATAGATATGACAATAAATCTGTATGCAATGAAAATAGGAACGATTGATAAATTATTTGAATACAGCAGGCATAAATTCAGTACTTATACATCTGGAAACGGGCTGCCTTATATACCTTCAAAAAAAGCAGCAGGTACAGCCTCATCTTTGGCAGGAAATACAGGAGGTTCTGATATTTCGATTTCACTGAATAGTTTCCTTACAGCAGGTGATAACCTGAATATTTCAGGTATCAATAAAAGTAGTGAGTATCTGAGTGTTAAGACAAAGGAAAATAGTGATATCAGGGTTACTGTAAAAAGTTCATCTTATAGCATCGAAACAAGGGATAGCAATGGTAAACCTGTGAGAATTTCAGGGACAGTTCCTGCAAGGGATATTAACATCTCTATATCTGCTGATTTCCCTGCGGTAAAGGATAATAACAGTTTAGGTATGAACATAACTGTTGTGAATGATTCAGGAAGAAATCTGAATATTACATTGTCGGATAACTCAAGGAGAGTGAATCTGTACAATGAGAATGGATCTAACATATACTCAGGAAGCCCTATTGATAAAATATTTGTTAAGTAACAGGGTGATATAATGTACAAACTCTATAGCAGCAAAAAAGGAATGACTCTTACTGAAGTTATGGTTTCTCTGGCGGTATTGGGAATATTATCGGTACCGCTTATGATGACATTTACAAATTCGATAATGGTTACCAAGCTCACCCAGGACCAGATTGAAGTAAATGCAATAACCAGGATAGTAAAAAAAACGGTGACCAATGCCGTAAAATATGCATATAGTCCCATAAAAACCTTTGATGCTGCTGCTAACGGTACAGCATATAATGCAACAGCCGATGGGGTTATACTTCGAGAGGATGCTACCGGCTTTAATAGTGGTGTAAATCTGATTATTAGTGATTCTGACGGAAATATATATAATAAATACGCGTTTAATGCAGAATTTGAGAGAGGTCCAAGGCCTCTTATCAATTATGACCCTGAATTTCCAAATACCTGCCAGTATCTTGTAACAATCTTTAGAAATGATGCTAACAACAGGGTTGTAGCAAGGCTTAGGCTGGATATTAATTTGTTGGAGGATTAGGATAATGTTTATTTTAGTTTAAGGGAATTTTATTGGGGGAGTATGAATGTTTTTTGGCAAAATGAATAATAGAGGATCAACTTTGGCTACTGTACTTATCACTCTTACTGTATTGATAATACTTGGAACCGCATTAATAAATTCATCTTTATACAGCTATAAAACGAGCAAATTCCAACAGAATATAGAATTTGCACATTATGCTGCACAATCAGGAATAGAGAAGGCATTTGATAGTATATACAGGCTCTGTGAAAATCCCGTTTTTACTAATGGTGTTCCACGACCGACAGATATGGATTTTGCCAATAATGTAATAGAAAAGATAAAGGAGACGCTGGATACTTCATACGTTAATCCGGGTGATCCTTTCAAATATACTATCCCGGGGGGAGTAGAAATAACGGATGAGGGTATAAACGCTGATGTCAGCATTAGCGATATAAGGCTAATAAATCAAAGCCTTGTTCCACCTGTTAATATAAAAATGAATATTACTATAGGTATAGTTGCCAATGGCTATTTTAAGAAAGGTATTTATAATTCCGGGATCAAGCCGGTGTACGCACAAAGGGAATTTGAAGTATTTCTGCCCACAGTTTTTGAGCTTAATGCTCCTATTTACAGTCTGGGTGACCTTGTAACAATGAATGGGATAAACGCATGGATTGGAGGAGATGTATATGTATGTGGCACTTCTCCGGAAGTTCCGGGTCAGGCAGAACAGTTTTATTATGGTGGGATTTATTCCAGGCTGAATTCAAGACTGACTATAAACGGTAATGTATACTGCAGGAGTCTGATAAGAACAGGTAAGTACGATGATATAGTTGCAGGTGCGATAATTGATGATAACAGCGCCATACACATAACAAAAGATGCTATAGCGCAGAGTATACAGGCTTTTGGTAAAAATGACAGGATCGTTGTACATAACAACGCATATACTTACGATGATGTGGAAATGAATGGGGAAGATTCTATAATAGCTATAAACGGAAGCTACTTTGGCATTTCAAAAGGTATTGTACACCATGACGATTCAAGTGCTATTGTAAATAGCGCAGTAGTTCATTATCCTGGATCTGCAGCAGCAAAAAGATCTCGTATTGTCATAAATGGTGATGTTTTGATAAACGGCGGAACTTTTAAATTTGATACTGACTTGGGCGCACAGGGACAAATTGAAGACGCTTCAATAGGATGGAGCCCTGGAACAAATCAGGCAATGTATAAGAATTTTAACTGGCTAGGAGGGACAGACTACCATAGTTGGTTAAGGGCAAACAGAAGCGATGTTACAGGTTTTGGGAACTTATTACAGATATGGCCAAAACAGACAGATATAGGTGCCTGGTTAGCTGATATAGATAACGTAAGGTCTCCAGGAGATTACAACAATATAACTGCAATTCCAACAGAAATAACGGGTTATTGCAACTATGAGATGGCAGCAAATGATGTGCTATATTTTATGGATAAATCCGACATAAGTGCTTCGGAAGTCAAGCCTCTAAATAACCTTGCAGGCTATACCATAGATAATGTCAGTGGTGTAGGAAGTAACTATTGGGACTACACTATGTGGGGAGGTTCATATGTCAATATGGTATCGGAAATGTTGGAACAAATAGGCGGACATTTGCTTCCTTTGACAGAAAAGTTTGTAAAAAGGGATTACAAATACTCACTGGGTAAAATTTTGAACAAGCCTGCTCCAGCTACTGGAAATATTACCGGTGGAGATAATCTTTTCACATTTTTACAGGGTAGGCTTAATAATATTTTTGCTCCAGGCAGTAGTTACTATGTTGTTAACATCGATGATACAGTAGGAAATACTGAGCATAGCGAAAATTTAGGTGCAATTTTATCAGGAAAAGATATTACTAAAGATTATTTGATTATTAATAATGATCCTGAGGTAACACTTGAGATATCAAATAGCTTTAACGGTATTATTTTCAGTATGGGACGTGTATTGGTCAGAGGCGGAGCTTCGATTGATGGAGCTATAATTGCTTCTGGACGGGGATATGTAAACGGTTCCTTTAATGGATCTGCCGCTGAAAATATAGGGACAATGCCCGACATTGAGTGCAGAATTCCTAAGATCAGTGAAGATGGTACAGGAATAAACCTGATGGATAACGGCGATTTAGCCGGGATATGCTTTGAAGGTTCAGGTACAGCATCAGTATCCTTTCCTGGAAGAGTAGCACTATTTAACAGGTTTAGTTCTCAGGACACGATTTTTAATGCTTTAAGTTCCATACTTTAAAATCTTGAGGTGAAAATTGATGACTGCATTGTATAGAAAATTAATTGTCTTTATTTGTATTGTTTTGTTGGGTACTAATACTGCTTGTACTATGCCTTTTTCTTCAGCCGGCAAAGCTGTATCTGCAGATAAAATCAAATCTGGAAAAAAGGAGATTTCTGCGGTGAGCAAGTTGGACACCGAAATGATAGAAAAAGTGATTTCTGATTATGTCCTTAAGCTGTATTCACTTCCTATAGAGACAAGCACGCAGTGCAGTGTTAATGGGAATATACCATATGAATTAAGAAACTTTATGTCGTTACACACTTTGAAGCTGGCAGATTCTAATCCGGAAATAGGAATTCATATGCCAAGGTATGTGTCTTTAAATGGAGTAACTGCTATTGGGTACGAAATCCTTGCAAATGAAGGAAAAAAAGGCAGTCCTGAAGTGTTTGTGTTATGTACAGGGAAAAAAGGTGATATTGTTAGCTGCTATGTAAAGGTTGGATTAAGAGCAAAATGTATTCCTGATGACTTCTTTGATAAGGTATTTAAACGTAATCCGCAAAGTTATGTCTATGAAAAAATGGGTTCTGTTGATGAATCTAAAGTAGATTATATAAAGGTACAGGCAAGGTATAACGTTGAAGTGATAAAAGAGGATAAGGAATACAAGATATCAAAAATGACTGAAGCTGATTTGAAACCGGGAATAAAAAATAGGATATCTCGACATAATAATGAATTCATCATCCGCTTGCCATACCTCAGCATATCTGCTTTACCAATGGGAAATGTAAGCATAAACAGGGATGATGAGAAAGTATTCAATGAAGAAAAAACAGTAATACAGTCATTTTTTGAGGGAATCGCACGAAGTGTTGATAATGAAAAATCAAATTTATTATACTTATCATGGACAAGCAATGATTATGCTAAATTACTTGACTGCATAAAAAAGATTGAAGCTCTAAACGGAGAAAAGGGTAGGAAAATAAGTGACTTAATGGACATAAACAGCGAATATATGAGTAAATTTGAGTTCGAAGCTTTTCCACTTAGGTCAAATATGAGCAGCATAAAATCATTAAAAAATTTCAGGATTATGCCGCATCCCGGATACTCGGAAAAAAACAAAAAATATATTGTAAATTTTGAAGCATCCGTAGAAAAAACTAATGGGATAAGCGGAGAAGAGCAACTATACAGATATGATTATTTTGTTACAGTCAACAGAATGGGTGATTCTGTAAAAGTAATTGAATTAAGACTCAATGAATGCTTTTGTATAAGCAGTTCTTAAATATATTAAGGGGGGATTTGAGTGGGTAGTAGGAAAATGAAAAAGATGTTGGCGGTGATGCTGGTACTTTGTGTAATTTCGGGTATATGCATGCCCGCAAGCTTTGCAGAAGGTGTTGCAACGAGTGTAGCAAGCAATCTGCTTGGTGCAGACGTAGCTCAGATGATGTTCAACACAATGAAATCAGCATTGAAGGAAAAGGAAATATCACTGGCTGTAAAAAATCAAATCACAGCGTGGAAAACATTGGCAGATGTACCTGCTAACTTTTGGGCATATAACTATATGAGGGCTTATTATAATTATTTTAATAAGGAAAAGAGAAATGCCATTATCACCAGACAAGAATTTGCAATAGCAATGATTGGGTCAAAAAGACTTGACTATAATGCAAAAGGAAAAGTGTTTGCCAAGGATCCTTATCTTTTTAGCAGTGCCCCAATAAATTCTTTTGCCGATAAAGGCGAAGTTACTGATATATTTAAGTATTTTGTTGAATTAGCGCTTGAAAAGAATGTTCTAAATGGGGTCGAAAAAGATGGTAAGAAGTATTTATATCCTGCAAGGGCAATAACAAAAGAAGAAGCTTTACAATTACTTGCAAATGTTTCTGCATGCAATGAGAATAATTTTATACCAAGTTCGACTAAGATAGCTGCACCAAGGATAACAGCTACGAAAAGAGATGTAAAAGTGGGTATATTGATTTTTGATAGTACTCAGTTTGCAAATAACCAGACAGATGCAAATCCGGATTATACATTGTTTTATGCACTAGACAGAAACATCAATAAACCAATGGACTGGAATCTAATAAATCCGCATAACCCGGCAGGAACATCAAAAAGTGATGCTAACGGGCTTGATACCAATGCAGCCGACCAGAGTGAAAGCCGTAAGGCTAAATTCAGATATTGGGAAGTAAAGCTAAGCGAACGTTCAGCAGATGAGTTGGCCAATGATTATGATGTTTTGTTTCAAACTTCTCATAAGACAATCACAATGAGTAATGCGGATAAGGAAAAAATCCAGAATTTTATAAACAAGGGTGGACAAATGTGGTGGGAAAACTGTGACGGCTTGGTTGTAAACAACAATTTTGTCAGTTATGGGTTTGCTAATAATAATTACATAGATTCTACTAATAGAATAAGATATGACCAGATTCCGGATGATATTAATAGTATACACCCCCTTCTGGATAACATCTACAGAGTGAACACTGATATAGTAACCTCCGGCACAAATTATTCACCAACACATACTG comes from Clostridia bacterium and encodes:
- the pilM gene encoding type IV pilus assembly protein PilM — encoded protein: MATFQSLFANDLITIDIGFRYIKIVQIRKKKNNDLTIVNFGIGDTPRGCIKNGAIKDKERVIAEIKRVMSEHNISAKEAKIVMSGTNIITRIIMIDKVPASEIDTKAWEEIQAYLPINFNDHSVDYKVLGIVNEGNEEKIKIFVTAVAKKIINSYIEIIQSLGLKPVSVDIPANSVAKFFQKDIEHKEPENWARKQKLSKLNSKTFAVIDLGSETTIINILKDKTPEFNRVLLNGSSNIDVAIFKALNLEQNQMDKAERYKKSYGIVRYKDPNNELEWSCSEAAKSVMLDVVRNIKMCIEFYMTKCAGEQLSKVYIIGGGSKLKGIREFFEDTLGIPVYPINSISVEGVEFTSGLDTDRVNFLINAMGIAL
- a CDS encoding type II secretion system F family protein gives rise to the protein MPVYTYKAKNESGKLFAGETKIASESDLISLLVEKGYTPVEIKVKNAFTDISTISFLKPKVKIKDLAVFCRQFAIVIEAGVPLSAALEVIRDQTQNRTLKECINDVYENIQKGSSLTNAMKQHAEIFPEILINMVEAGEVSGQLDRVFIRMADHYEKEFKLNHKIKSAMTYPVIVCIVAVILVFVMMTFVLPQFTQVLVSFNAELPLPTKILIKISNIFKSYWVIMLILLFAIFAYIKYFTRTYTGKMFFSRLSIKLPIIRRVTKYIITARFTRTLGTLVASGVLLIQALEVVQKVLGNALVSEKMEIVIEEIKKGRGLTSPLSSMGYFPPMLISMVRIGEESGELDFALNKSADFYDQEVETSTQQLTTLLEPIIIILLAVVVGFIILSILYPMFNVYKALSE
- a CDS encoding type II secretion system GspH family protein encodes the protein MRSLNFYKNEKGGFKVMDSKKVLKSNKGFSLVELMIVLGILAIIAVISIVAFGNVLDNSRLKADMQQAQNIEKAIQTYISETDDWDLSGLGVADGDDTADAITALVNGVTLDVDGDGAVDDPCGPYLEDPDGNATIPAQGPGNVGFALAVNAADQTVTCRPVNADPLIDIT
- a CDS encoding PilN domain-containing protein, with protein sequence MRDINLLPEEIRPGNETTEKIKEKVKVSISTKTIIIAALTIVIMVVLILIPIIYIKAVDLSIASVDRQLSNKAYKEIKDINAELIAAKAALDSKKQIIKSVDKYSYPVNEITSSLSKVSPKGLEINSVEYDSNSVIITGNAMSSLQASEFLINVDRLEFLSANNMLANVTIDKSNSRCRFEYTFNVDRKGGK
- a CDS encoding prepilin-type N-terminal cleavage/methylation domain-containing protein, with translation MYKLYSSKKGMTLTEVMVSLAVLGILSVPLMMTFTNSIMVTKLTQDQIEVNAITRIVKKTVTNAVKYAYSPIKTFDAAANGTAYNATADGVILREDATGFNSGVNLIISDSDGNIYNKYAFNAEFERGPRPLINYDPEFPNTCQYLVTIFRNDANNRVVARLRLDINLLED
- a CDS encoding pilus assembly PilX N-terminal domain-containing protein; translated protein: MFFGKMNNRGSTLATVLITLTVLIILGTALINSSLYSYKTSKFQQNIEFAHYAAQSGIEKAFDSIYRLCENPVFTNGVPRPTDMDFANNVIEKIKETLDTSYVNPGDPFKYTIPGGVEITDEGINADVSISDIRLINQSLVPPVNIKMNITIGIVANGYFKKGIYNSGIKPVYAQREFEVFLPTVFELNAPIYSLGDLVTMNGINAWIGGDVYVCGTSPEVPGQAEQFYYGGIYSRLNSRLTINGNVYCRSLIRTGKYDDIVAGAIIDDNSAIHITKDAIAQSIQAFGKNDRIVVHNNAYTYDDVEMNGEDSIIAINGSYFGISKGIVHHDDSSAIVNSAVVHYPGSAAAKRSRIVINGDVLINGGTFKFDTDLGAQGQIEDASIGWSPGTNQAMYKNFNWLGGTDYHSWLRANRSDVTGFGNLLQIWPKQTDIGAWLADIDNVRSPGDYNNITAIPTEITGYCNYEMAANDVLYFMDKSDISASEVKPLNNLAGYTIDNVSGVGSNYWDYTMWGGSYVNMVSEMLEQIGGHLLPLTEKFVKRDYKYSLGKILNKPAPATGNITGGDNLFTFLQGRLNNIFAPGSSYYVVNIDDTVGNTEHSENLGAILSGKDITKDYLIINNDPEVTLEISNSFNGIIFSMGRVLVRGGASIDGAIIASGRGYVNGSFNGSAAENIGTMPDIECRIPKISEDGTGINLMDNGDLAGICFEGSGTASVSFPGRVALFNRFSSQDTIFNALSSIL